In Athene noctua chromosome 7, bAthNoc1.hap1.1, whole genome shotgun sequence, the following proteins share a genomic window:
- the MBD5 gene encoding methyl-CpG-binding domain protein 5 isoform X1, with the protein MNGGKECDGGDTDGGPPAVQVPVGWQRRVDQSGVLYISPSGSLLSCLEQVKTYLLTDGTCKCGLECPLVLPKVFNFDPGAAVKQRTAEDVKADEDVTKLCIHKRKIIAVATLHKSMEAPHPSLVLTSPGGGTSATPVVPTRAATPRSMRNKSHEGITNSVMPECKTPFKLMIGASNAMGRLYVQEMAGSQQQELHSVYPRQRLGSNELGQKSPYRGSHGGMPSPASSGSQIYGDGSISPRTDPLGSPDVFTRNNPSFHGAPNSSPIHMNRTPLSPPSVMLHGSPIQSSCAMAGRTNIPLSPTLTTKSPVMKKPMCNFSTGMEIPRAMFHHKPPQGPPPPPPPPSCALQKKPLTSEKDPLGILDPIPSKPVNQNPVIINPTTFHSNVHSQVPVMNVSMPPAVVPLPSNLPLPTVKPGHMNHGSHVQRVQHSASTSLSPSPVTSPVHMMGSGIGRIEASPQRSRSSSTSSDHGNFLLPPVGPQSSCSGIKVPPRSPRSTIGSPRPSMPSSPSTKHDGLNQYKDIPNPLIAGMSNVLNPPNNAVFSTASAGSGSLKSQPGLLGMPLNQILNQHNAASFPASSLLSAAAKAQLANQNKLAGNNNNSSSNSGPVASGGNNEGHSTLNTMFPPAANVLLPTTEGQSGRAALRDKLMSQQKDPLRKRKQPTTTVLSLLRQSQLDSSGVSKAGSDLIRKQSQSSFPISSMSQLLQSMSCQSSHMSSNSTTSCGSSNTALPCSGNQMHFADTSMNSGSLQNSLAQSLPLRGEGVHCQNTNTNFVHGTSPGTTNHLAGLINQMQASGNCGMLSQSGMALGNSLHPNPPQSRIQASSTPVIPNSIVSSCNQTSPEAGGSGPSSSIAIAGTSQPAITKTTSVLQDGVIVTTAAGNPLQSQLPIGSDFPFAGHEHSLHFPQNSSSNNNLPHSLNQNLLNSLPISLPVNQQHLLNQNLLNILQPSAGEGKSEVNLNPLGFLNPNVNAALAFLSSDVDGQVLQPVHFQLLATLLQNQAQAAAMLPLPSFNLTISDLLQQQNNPLPSVTQMTAPPDHLPSNQSESNRVETLLTNPLGNPIPSFSGTDTTSNPLLLPAVSGASALMALNPQLVGGVLNSASGNTANHPEVSIATSSQATTTTTTTSSAVAALSVSTLGGGTAVVSMAETLLNISNNAGSTSGPAKLNNNSVVPQLLNPLLGTGLLGDMSSINTALNNHQLSHLQSLLNNNQMFPSNQQQQHLLQGYQNMQGFQGQPPIPGPANNPNPMACLFQNFQVRMQEDAAVLNKRMITQMGMAPVPESSNTMLPPFQETSCDLQQRTEPSLGQQAKDNLNVAAQGDTSVDAIYKAVVDAASKGMQVVITTAVSSTTQMSPIPALSAMSAFTASIGDPLNLSSAVSAVIHGRNLAVSDHEGRIRNTRGTRILKNSEHGKNSSEGDGYEYYKSTSCNTPKKQWEGEQSPVSEINRWKCDEFLDHSTHIHSSPCHERPNNISTLPLLQGEQHQILLSQRNCQSDKMLEENFRYNNYKRTMMSFKERLENTVERCAHINGNRPQQNRGFGELLNTSKQDLILEEQSPSSSNSLESSLVKDYIHYNGDFNAKSINGCVPSPSDAKSISSEDDLRNPDSPSSNELIHYRPRTFNVGDLVWGQIKGLTSWPGKLVREEDVHNSCQQNAEEGKVWVMWFGVHTFTQVEPEKLKTLTEGLEAYNRARKRNRKSGKLNNHLEAAIHEAMSELDKMSGNVHQIPQGDRQVKPPKPKRRKISR; encoded by the exons atgaatggTGGAAAGGAGTGTGACGGAGGGGACACGGATGGAGGGCCACCAGCAGTGCAAGTTCCCGTTGGTTGGCAGCGACGGGTGGACCAAAGCGGAGTGCTCTATATCAG TCCCAGTGGGTCTTTATTATCCTGCTTGGAGCAGGTGAAGACTTACTTGCTGACTGATGGAACATGCAAGTGTGGCCTAGAATGTCCTCTTGTTCTTCCCAAG GTCTTTAATTTTGATCCTGGAGCTGCTGTGAAGCAGAGAACTGCTGAAGATGTTAAAGCGGACGAAGATGTCACCAAACTATGCAtacataaaaggaaaattattgctGTGGCTACACTTCATAAAAGCATGGAAGCACCACATCCTTCACTAGTTCTAACTAGTCCTGGTGGTGGAACAA GTGCAACTCCGGTAGTTCCTACTCGAGCAGCAACTCCAAGATCAATGAGGAATAAATCACATGAAGGAATTACAAATTCTGTGATGCCAGAATGTAAGACTCCTTTCAAGTTGATGATAGGGGCATCTAATGCCATGGGTAGGCTTTATGTGCAAGAAATGGCTGGAAGCCAGCAACAAGAACTTCATTCTGTCTATCCTAGGCAGAGATTGGGGAGTAATGAACTCGGACAGAAGTCTCCGTATCGTGGCAGTCATGGTGGGATGCCCAGTCCAGCTTCATCGGGATCACAGATATACGGAGATGGCTCAATCTCTCCTAGGACTGACCCACTTGGAAGCCCTGATGTTTTCACAAGGAACAATCCCAGTTTTCATGGAGCACCCAACTCTAGTCCTATTCACATGAACAGGACGCCTCTGTCTCCACCATCAGTAATGCTACATGGTTCTCCCATACAGTCATCCTGTGCAATGGCTGGAAGGACTAATATACCTCTTTCCCCAACCTTGACCACAAAAAGCCCAGTAATGAAAAAACCCATGTGTAATTTTTCAACTGGTATGGAAATACCACGAGCAATGTTTCACCATAAACCGCCCCAAGGTCCACCCCCACCTCCTCCACCGCCTTCTTGTGCTCTTCAGAAAAAGCCATTAACATCAGAAAAGGATCCACTTGGCATACTTGACCCTATTCCTAGCAAACCAGTGAATCAGAACCCTGTTATCATTAACCCAACTACTTTCCATTCAAATGTCCACTCTCAGGTACCCGTGATGAATGTAAGCATGCCTCCTGCTGTCGTCCCTTTGCCAAGTAATCTTCCTTTGCCAACTGTAAAACCTGGTCACATGAACCATGGAAGTCATGTTCAAAGAGTTCAGCATTCTGCTTCAACTTCCCTCTCGCCTTCACCAGTGACATCCCCAGTTCATATGATGGGGTCCGGGATCGGAAGGATCGAGGCTTCTCCCCAAAGATCACGTTCTTCTTCCACGTCATCGGATCATGGAAATTTCCTGCTGCCTCCAGTAGGACCACAGTCATCCTGTAGTGGTATTAAAGTTCCTCCCAGGTCCCCGAGGTCAACAATAGGGTCACCAAGACCATCTATGCCATCTAGCCCTTCCACCAAGCATGATGGACTTAATCAGTACAAGGACATCCCTAACCCATTAATCGCTGGAATGAGTAATGTATTAAATCCTCCAAACAATGCAGTTTTTTCTACTGCATCGGCTGGAAGTGGTTCCTTGAAGAGTCAGCCTGGTTTGCTGGGAATGCCTTTAAATCAGATCTTGAACCAGCACAATGCTGCCTCTTTTCCAGCAAGTAGTTTACTCTCAGCAgcagccaaagcacagctagcaAATCAAAATAAACTTGCTGGTAACAACAATAACAGCAGTAGCAATTCTGGACCTGTTGCCAGCGGTGGCAACAACGAAGGACATAGCACTTTAAATACCATGTTCCCTCCTGCTGCCAATGTGCTTCTACCAACGACTGAAGGGCAAAGTGGCCGAGCAGCACTGAGAGACAAATTGATGTCTCAGCAAAAAGAtcctctgagaaaaagaaagcagccgACCACCACGGTGTTGAGTTTGCTGAGACAGTCTCAGTTGGACAGTTCTGGAGTTTCCAAAGCCGGATCTGATTTGATAAGAAAGCAAAGTCAAAGCTCCTTTCCCATCAGTTCTATGTCCCAGCTACTACAGTCCATGAGTTGTCAAAGCTCTCACATGAGCAGCAATAGTACCACCAGTTGTGGGAGCTCAAATACTGCTTTACCATGCTCTGGTAACCAGATGCATTTTGCAGACACCAGTATGAACTCTGGCAGTCTCCAGAACTCACTGGCACAGAGTTTACCCTTGCGAGGGGAAGGTGTGCACTGCCAGAACACAAACACTAACTTTGTCCACGGTACTAGCCCGGGCACAACCAACCATCTTGCAGGTTTAATAAATCAGATGCAGGCTAGTGGGAACTGTGGGATGCTCAGTCAGTCAGGAATGGCTTTAGGAAATTCATTACATCCGAACCCACCTCAGTCGAGAATCCAGGCATCCTCCACTCCAGTGATACCAAACAGCATTGTTAGCAGCTGTAATCAAACAAGTCCTGAAGCAG GGGGTTCAGGACCGTCATCATCAATAGCCATAGCTGGCACCAGCCAACCTGCCATCACAAAGACAACATCTGTGCTTCAGGATGGTGTTATAGTCACTACTGCAGCTGGAAACCCACTCCAGAGCCAGCTGCCCATTGGGAGCGATTTCCCTTTTGCTGGCCATGAACACTCGCTTCATTTCCCGCAGAACAGCTCTTCAAACAACAATCTTCCACATTCTTTGAATCAAAACCTCCTCAATTCTCTACCTATCTCTTTGCCAGTGAATCAGCAACATCTCCTAAACCAGAATCTATTAAATATACTACAGCCTTCAGCAGGAGAAGGCAAGTCTGAGGTCAACCTCAACCCTTTAGGTTTTCTCAACCCGAATGTAAATGCTGCTTTAGCTTTTCTCTCCAGTGACGTGGATGGGCAGGTATTGCAACCTGTTCATTTTCAGCTTCTAGCAACCCTCCTTCAGAACCAAGCCCAAGCAGCTGCCATGCTTCCCCTACCATCTTTCAATCTGACCATCTCAGATTTGTTGCAACAGCAAAATAACCCTTTACCCTCAGTAACACAGATGACAGCCCCACCTGACCATTTGCCAAGCAATCAGTCAGAAAGCAACAGGGTGGAGACCCTTTTAACCAACCCCCTGGGCAACCCTATACCCAGCTTTTCAGGCACTGACACTACTTCTAAccccctgctcctcccagctGTGTCTGGGGCCTCAGCATTAATGGCCTTGAATCCCCAGCTGGTGGGAGGTGTCCTGAACTCTGCATCGGGCAACACCGCTAATCATCCAGAGGTTTCCATAGCCACCTCCTCCCAAGCAACCACTACCACAACCACTACATCATCAGCAGTGGCAGCACTGTCTGTCTCAACCCTGGGTGGTGGGACAGCAGTGGTGTCAATGGCAGAAACATTGCTGAACATATCTAATAATGCTGGGAGTACATCTGGTCCAGCTAAACTCAACAATAACTCTGTGGTGCCACAGCTACTTAACCCTCTACTGGGGACAGGTCTGCTTG GTGACATGTCATCTATAAACACTGCTTTGAATAACCATCAGCTGAGTCATCTCCAGTCACTATTAAACAACAATCAGATGTTTCCTTcaaatcagcagcagcagcaccttctccagggGTATCAGAACATGCAGGGCTTTCAAGGCCAGCCCCCAATTCCTGGCCCAGCTAACAACCCAAACCCCATGGCATGTCTGTTCCAAAATTTCCAG GTGAGAATGCAGGAAGATGCTGCTGTCCTAAACAAAAGAATGATCACTCAAATGGGAATGGCACCGGTTCCTGAGAGCTCCAACACAATGCTTCCTCCTTTCCAAGAAACATCTTGTGATTTGCAGCAAAGAACTGAACCATCTCTCGGACAACAGGCAAAGGATAACCTCAACGTCGCTGCTCAGGGTGATACGTCGGTGGACGCGATCTACAAAGCAGTTGTAGATGCTGCAAGCAAAGGAATGCAAGTAGTAATCACCACTGCCGTTAGCAGTACAACACAAATGAGTCCCATTCCAGCTTTGAGTGCCATGAGTGCCTTCACAGCCTCAATTGGTGACCCATTAAATCTTTCTAGTGCTGTCAGCGCAGTCATCCATGGAAGAAACCTTGCCGTTTCTGATCATGAAGGGAGGATAAGGAACACCAGAGGAACACGAATACTGAAGAATTCAGAGCACGGTAAAAATTCGAGTGAAGGGGATGGGTATGAGTATTACAAATCAACAAGTTGTAACACACCCAAAAAACAGTGGGAAGGGGAGCAAAGTCCTGTCAGTGAGATAAATAGGTGGAAATGTGATGAGTTTCTAGACCACTCTACCCATATCCATAGTAGTCCTTGTCACGAAAGGCCCAATAACATCTCCACACTGCCATTGTTACAAGGCGAGCAGCATCAGATACTGTTATCACAGCGAAACTGTCAAAGTGATAAAATGTTGGAGGAGAATTTCAGGTATAACAATTACAAAAGAACTATGATGAGTTTTAAGGAAAGACTGGAGAACACTGTGGAACGATGTGCACACATAAACGGAAATAGGCCTCAGCAGAACAGAGGGTTTGGGGAGTTGCTGAACACTTCTAAACAAGACCTGATTCTGGAAGAGCAATCTCCAAGTTCCTCAAATAGCTTGGAAAGTTCGTTAGTTAAAGACTATATCCATTACAATGGAGATTTTAATGCCAAAAGCATTAATGGGTGTGTGCCTAGCCCTTCAGATGCTAAAAGCATCAGTAGTGAAGATGACCTAAGGaacccagattccccttcttcaAATGAGCTGATACATTACAGGCCGAGGACGTTTAATGTTGGCGACTTGGTCTGGGGCCAAATCAAAGGACTGACTTCATGGCCTGGAAAACTAGTAAGAGAAGAAGACGTTCACAATTCATGTCAACAAAACGCTGAGGAGGGGAag
- the MBD5 gene encoding methyl-CpG-binding domain protein 5 isoform X2: MNGGKECDGGDTDGGPPAVQVPVGWQRRVDQSGVLYISPSGSLLSCLEQVKTYLLTDGTCKCGLECPLVLPKVFNFDPGAAVKQRTAEDVKADEDVTKLCIHKRKIIAVATLHKSMEAPHPSLVLTSPGGGTSATPVVPTRAATPRSMRNKSHEGITNSVMPECKTPFKLMIGASNAMGRLYVQEMAGSQQQELHSVYPRQRLGSNELGQKSPYRGSHGGMPSPASSGSQIYGDGSISPRTDPLGSPDVFTRNNPSFHGAPNSSPIHMNRTPLSPPSVMLHGSPIQSSCAMAGRTNIPLSPTLTTKSPVMKKPMCNFSTGMEIPRAMFHHKPPQGPPPPPPPPSCALQKKPLTSEKDPLGILDPIPSKPVNQNPVIINPTTFHSNVHSQVPVMNVSMPPAVVPLPSNLPLPTVKPGHMNHGSHVQRVQHSASTSLSPSPVTSPVHMMGSGIGRIEASPQRSRSSSTSSDHGNFLLPPVGPQSSCSGIKVPPRSPRSTIGSPRPSMPSSPSTKHDGLNQYKDIPNPLIAGMSNVLNPPNNAVFSTASAGSGSLKSQPGLLGMPLNQILNQHNAASFPASSLLSAAAKAQLANQNKLAGNNNNSSSNSGPVASGGNNEGHSTLNTMFPPAANVLLPTTEGQSGRAALRDKLMSQQKDPLRKRKQPTTTVLSLLRQSQLDSSGVSKAGSDLIRKQSQSSFPISSMSQLLQSMSCQSSHMSSNSTTSCGSSNTALPCSGNQMHFADTSMNSGSLQNSLAQSLPLRGEGVHCQNTNTNFVHGTSPGTTNHLAGLINQMQASGNCGMLSQSGMALGNSLHPNPPQSRIQASSTPVIPNSIVSSCNQTSPEAGGSGPSSSIAIAGTSQPAITKTTSVLQDGVIVTTAAGNPLQSQLPIGSDFPFAGHEHSLHFPQNSSSNNNLPHSLNQNLLNSLPISLPVNQQHLLNQNLLNILQPSAGEGKSEVNLNPLGFLNPNVNAALAFLSSDVDGQVLQPVHFQLLATLLQNQAQAAAMLPLPSFNLTISDLLQQQNNPLPSVTQMTAPPDHLPSNQSESNRVETLLTNPLGNPIPSFSGTDTTSNPLLLPAVSGASALMALNPQLVGGVLNSASGNTANHPEVSIATSSQATTTTTTTSSAVAALSVSTLGGGTAVVSMAETLLNISNNAGSTSGPAKLNNNSVVPQLLNPLLGTGLLGDMSSINTALNNHQLSHLQSLLNNNQMFPSNQQQQHLLQGYQNMQGFQGQPPIPGPANNPNPMACLFQNFQVRMQEDAAVLNKRMITQMGMAPVPESSNTMLPPFQETSCDLQQRTEPSLGQQAKDNLNVAAQGDTSVDAIYKAVVDAASKGMQVVITTAVSSTTQMSPIPALSAMSAFTASIGDPLNLSSAVSAVIHGRNLAVSDHEGRIRNTRGTRILKNSEHGKNSSEGDGYEYYKSTSCNTPKKQWEGEQSPVSEINRWKCDEFLDHSTHIHSSPCHERPNNISTLPLLQGEQHQILLSQRNCQSDKMLEENFRYNNYKRTMMSFKERLENTVERCAHINGNRPQQNRGFGELLNTSKQDLILEEQSPSSSNSLESSLVKDYIHYNGDFNAKSINGCVPSPSDAKSISSEDDLRNPDSPSSNELIHYRPRTFNVGDLVWGQIKGLTSWPGKLVREEDVHNSCQQNAEEGKVEPEKLKTLTEGLEAYNRARKRNRKSGKLNNHLEAAIHEAMSELDKMSGNVHQIPQGDRQVKPPKPKRRKISR, encoded by the exons atgaatggTGGAAAGGAGTGTGACGGAGGGGACACGGATGGAGGGCCACCAGCAGTGCAAGTTCCCGTTGGTTGGCAGCGACGGGTGGACCAAAGCGGAGTGCTCTATATCAG TCCCAGTGGGTCTTTATTATCCTGCTTGGAGCAGGTGAAGACTTACTTGCTGACTGATGGAACATGCAAGTGTGGCCTAGAATGTCCTCTTGTTCTTCCCAAG GTCTTTAATTTTGATCCTGGAGCTGCTGTGAAGCAGAGAACTGCTGAAGATGTTAAAGCGGACGAAGATGTCACCAAACTATGCAtacataaaaggaaaattattgctGTGGCTACACTTCATAAAAGCATGGAAGCACCACATCCTTCACTAGTTCTAACTAGTCCTGGTGGTGGAACAA GTGCAACTCCGGTAGTTCCTACTCGAGCAGCAACTCCAAGATCAATGAGGAATAAATCACATGAAGGAATTACAAATTCTGTGATGCCAGAATGTAAGACTCCTTTCAAGTTGATGATAGGGGCATCTAATGCCATGGGTAGGCTTTATGTGCAAGAAATGGCTGGAAGCCAGCAACAAGAACTTCATTCTGTCTATCCTAGGCAGAGATTGGGGAGTAATGAACTCGGACAGAAGTCTCCGTATCGTGGCAGTCATGGTGGGATGCCCAGTCCAGCTTCATCGGGATCACAGATATACGGAGATGGCTCAATCTCTCCTAGGACTGACCCACTTGGAAGCCCTGATGTTTTCACAAGGAACAATCCCAGTTTTCATGGAGCACCCAACTCTAGTCCTATTCACATGAACAGGACGCCTCTGTCTCCACCATCAGTAATGCTACATGGTTCTCCCATACAGTCATCCTGTGCAATGGCTGGAAGGACTAATATACCTCTTTCCCCAACCTTGACCACAAAAAGCCCAGTAATGAAAAAACCCATGTGTAATTTTTCAACTGGTATGGAAATACCACGAGCAATGTTTCACCATAAACCGCCCCAAGGTCCACCCCCACCTCCTCCACCGCCTTCTTGTGCTCTTCAGAAAAAGCCATTAACATCAGAAAAGGATCCACTTGGCATACTTGACCCTATTCCTAGCAAACCAGTGAATCAGAACCCTGTTATCATTAACCCAACTACTTTCCATTCAAATGTCCACTCTCAGGTACCCGTGATGAATGTAAGCATGCCTCCTGCTGTCGTCCCTTTGCCAAGTAATCTTCCTTTGCCAACTGTAAAACCTGGTCACATGAACCATGGAAGTCATGTTCAAAGAGTTCAGCATTCTGCTTCAACTTCCCTCTCGCCTTCACCAGTGACATCCCCAGTTCATATGATGGGGTCCGGGATCGGAAGGATCGAGGCTTCTCCCCAAAGATCACGTTCTTCTTCCACGTCATCGGATCATGGAAATTTCCTGCTGCCTCCAGTAGGACCACAGTCATCCTGTAGTGGTATTAAAGTTCCTCCCAGGTCCCCGAGGTCAACAATAGGGTCACCAAGACCATCTATGCCATCTAGCCCTTCCACCAAGCATGATGGACTTAATCAGTACAAGGACATCCCTAACCCATTAATCGCTGGAATGAGTAATGTATTAAATCCTCCAAACAATGCAGTTTTTTCTACTGCATCGGCTGGAAGTGGTTCCTTGAAGAGTCAGCCTGGTTTGCTGGGAATGCCTTTAAATCAGATCTTGAACCAGCACAATGCTGCCTCTTTTCCAGCAAGTAGTTTACTCTCAGCAgcagccaaagcacagctagcaAATCAAAATAAACTTGCTGGTAACAACAATAACAGCAGTAGCAATTCTGGACCTGTTGCCAGCGGTGGCAACAACGAAGGACATAGCACTTTAAATACCATGTTCCCTCCTGCTGCCAATGTGCTTCTACCAACGACTGAAGGGCAAAGTGGCCGAGCAGCACTGAGAGACAAATTGATGTCTCAGCAAAAAGAtcctctgagaaaaagaaagcagccgACCACCACGGTGTTGAGTTTGCTGAGACAGTCTCAGTTGGACAGTTCTGGAGTTTCCAAAGCCGGATCTGATTTGATAAGAAAGCAAAGTCAAAGCTCCTTTCCCATCAGTTCTATGTCCCAGCTACTACAGTCCATGAGTTGTCAAAGCTCTCACATGAGCAGCAATAGTACCACCAGTTGTGGGAGCTCAAATACTGCTTTACCATGCTCTGGTAACCAGATGCATTTTGCAGACACCAGTATGAACTCTGGCAGTCTCCAGAACTCACTGGCACAGAGTTTACCCTTGCGAGGGGAAGGTGTGCACTGCCAGAACACAAACACTAACTTTGTCCACGGTACTAGCCCGGGCACAACCAACCATCTTGCAGGTTTAATAAATCAGATGCAGGCTAGTGGGAACTGTGGGATGCTCAGTCAGTCAGGAATGGCTTTAGGAAATTCATTACATCCGAACCCACCTCAGTCGAGAATCCAGGCATCCTCCACTCCAGTGATACCAAACAGCATTGTTAGCAGCTGTAATCAAACAAGTCCTGAAGCAG GGGGTTCAGGACCGTCATCATCAATAGCCATAGCTGGCACCAGCCAACCTGCCATCACAAAGACAACATCTGTGCTTCAGGATGGTGTTATAGTCACTACTGCAGCTGGAAACCCACTCCAGAGCCAGCTGCCCATTGGGAGCGATTTCCCTTTTGCTGGCCATGAACACTCGCTTCATTTCCCGCAGAACAGCTCTTCAAACAACAATCTTCCACATTCTTTGAATCAAAACCTCCTCAATTCTCTACCTATCTCTTTGCCAGTGAATCAGCAACATCTCCTAAACCAGAATCTATTAAATATACTACAGCCTTCAGCAGGAGAAGGCAAGTCTGAGGTCAACCTCAACCCTTTAGGTTTTCTCAACCCGAATGTAAATGCTGCTTTAGCTTTTCTCTCCAGTGACGTGGATGGGCAGGTATTGCAACCTGTTCATTTTCAGCTTCTAGCAACCCTCCTTCAGAACCAAGCCCAAGCAGCTGCCATGCTTCCCCTACCATCTTTCAATCTGACCATCTCAGATTTGTTGCAACAGCAAAATAACCCTTTACCCTCAGTAACACAGATGACAGCCCCACCTGACCATTTGCCAAGCAATCAGTCAGAAAGCAACAGGGTGGAGACCCTTTTAACCAACCCCCTGGGCAACCCTATACCCAGCTTTTCAGGCACTGACACTACTTCTAAccccctgctcctcccagctGTGTCTGGGGCCTCAGCATTAATGGCCTTGAATCCCCAGCTGGTGGGAGGTGTCCTGAACTCTGCATCGGGCAACACCGCTAATCATCCAGAGGTTTCCATAGCCACCTCCTCCCAAGCAACCACTACCACAACCACTACATCATCAGCAGTGGCAGCACTGTCTGTCTCAACCCTGGGTGGTGGGACAGCAGTGGTGTCAATGGCAGAAACATTGCTGAACATATCTAATAATGCTGGGAGTACATCTGGTCCAGCTAAACTCAACAATAACTCTGTGGTGCCACAGCTACTTAACCCTCTACTGGGGACAGGTCTGCTTG GTGACATGTCATCTATAAACACTGCTTTGAATAACCATCAGCTGAGTCATCTCCAGTCACTATTAAACAACAATCAGATGTTTCCTTcaaatcagcagcagcagcaccttctccagggGTATCAGAACATGCAGGGCTTTCAAGGCCAGCCCCCAATTCCTGGCCCAGCTAACAACCCAAACCCCATGGCATGTCTGTTCCAAAATTTCCAG GTGAGAATGCAGGAAGATGCTGCTGTCCTAAACAAAAGAATGATCACTCAAATGGGAATGGCACCGGTTCCTGAGAGCTCCAACACAATGCTTCCTCCTTTCCAAGAAACATCTTGTGATTTGCAGCAAAGAACTGAACCATCTCTCGGACAACAGGCAAAGGATAACCTCAACGTCGCTGCTCAGGGTGATACGTCGGTGGACGCGATCTACAAAGCAGTTGTAGATGCTGCAAGCAAAGGAATGCAAGTAGTAATCACCACTGCCGTTAGCAGTACAACACAAATGAGTCCCATTCCAGCTTTGAGTGCCATGAGTGCCTTCACAGCCTCAATTGGTGACCCATTAAATCTTTCTAGTGCTGTCAGCGCAGTCATCCATGGAAGAAACCTTGCCGTTTCTGATCATGAAGGGAGGATAAGGAACACCAGAGGAACACGAATACTGAAGAATTCAGAGCACGGTAAAAATTCGAGTGAAGGGGATGGGTATGAGTATTACAAATCAACAAGTTGTAACACACCCAAAAAACAGTGGGAAGGGGAGCAAAGTCCTGTCAGTGAGATAAATAGGTGGAAATGTGATGAGTTTCTAGACCACTCTACCCATATCCATAGTAGTCCTTGTCACGAAAGGCCCAATAACATCTCCACACTGCCATTGTTACAAGGCGAGCAGCATCAGATACTGTTATCACAGCGAAACTGTCAAAGTGATAAAATGTTGGAGGAGAATTTCAGGTATAACAATTACAAAAGAACTATGATGAGTTTTAAGGAAAGACTGGAGAACACTGTGGAACGATGTGCACACATAAACGGAAATAGGCCTCAGCAGAACAGAGGGTTTGGGGAGTTGCTGAACACTTCTAAACAAGACCTGATTCTGGAAGAGCAATCTCCAAGTTCCTCAAATAGCTTGGAAAGTTCGTTAGTTAAAGACTATATCCATTACAATGGAGATTTTAATGCCAAAAGCATTAATGGGTGTGTGCCTAGCCCTTCAGATGCTAAAAGCATCAGTAGTGAAGATGACCTAAGGaacccagattccccttcttcaAATGAGCTGATACATTACAGGCCGAGGACGTTTAATGTTGGCGACTTGGTCTGGGGCCAAATCAAAGGACTGACTTCATGGCCTGGAAAACTAGTAAGAGAAGAAGACGTTCACAATTCATGTCAACAAAACGCTGAGGAGGGGAag